A single genomic interval of Selenobaculum gibii harbors:
- the recO gene encoding DNA repair protein RecO: MAQYATEALILSVRNWGEADKMVNFFSKEFGKIAAVAYGCRRPRSPLAGGMQVFSHLQLQVMGGNSLDTIKQCETKQTFKQLRENLDCMAYAAFLTEVVNEVCPERHPEPHIYDLLLNAFQLFSKRNPRLVALAAGYRILEYTGYQPNYEQCVVCGKHIATDSFFSLSKGGIVCEACKELPQISFSLKMRDFINQLLALNWEEPQSFSVSGAVLMQVEKLLIDYLHFILEKPLKSLEFIQQLAELPKVHT; encoded by the coding sequence ATGGCGCAATATGCAACTGAAGCTTTGATTTTATCTGTTCGCAATTGGGGTGAAGCAGATAAAATGGTAAATTTTTTTTCAAAAGAATTCGGGAAAATAGCAGCTGTTGCTTATGGTTGCCGTCGACCAAGAAGTCCGCTTGCAGGTGGCATGCAAGTATTTAGTCATCTGCAATTGCAGGTGATGGGGGGCAATAGTTTAGATACAATAAAACAATGTGAAACTAAGCAAACGTTTAAGCAGCTAAGGGAAAATTTAGATTGTATGGCATATGCGGCTTTCTTGACGGAAGTGGTAAATGAAGTTTGTCCAGAGCGTCATCCGGAGCCGCATATTTATGATTTACTACTTAATGCTTTTCAATTGTTTTCTAAACGAAATCCTCGATTAGTTGCCTTAGCAGCAGGATATCGGATTTTAGAATATACAGGCTACCAGCCGAATTACGAACAATGTGTGGTATGTGGAAAGCATATAGCAACTGATTCATTTTTTTCATTGAGTAAGGGTGGTATCGTATGTGAAGCATGTAAGGAATTGCCACAGATTTCTTTTTCGTTAAAAATGCGTGACTTTATCAACCAGCTATTAGCTTTAAATTGGGAAGAGCCGCAATCTTTTAGTGTGTCTGGAGCGGTACTAATGCAAGTGGAGAAATTATTGATTGATTATTTGCATTTTATTCTGGAAAAGCCGTTAAAATCACTTGAATTTATTCAGCAGTTGGCAGAGTTGCCAAAAGTTCATACATAG
- the holA gene encoding DNA polymerase III subunit delta: MNYFEAIANLKKKELSSLYLISGEESYLANKFEKAVIKKTFPGNNTDGVQILSTEASVDEIVNSVESMPFFSEKNLIIVRNSTLFKERKNANEKQANRNEEKLIQLFSDMPTYSILLLVTVDKIDKRRKLYKAIDKHGIHVEALPIKARDIKDWLQNKLYEIHREFSREAYEYFIEATSVMAQISLGYLEQEFEKLTLYTDKTRIEKEDLIKVFSSIPEVSIFAMLDAISEKKLKQALVLLEEQLIAGEHPLRLITMLSRHTRQLLQVNVLLRQGATSRQIAESLGVVPFIAERLMKKSRSFKQEVLQQVLIDLAEVDYQLKSSQADCIALERIIINLCSE, encoded by the coding sequence ATGAATTATTTTGAAGCAATCGCAAATTTAAAGAAAAAAGAGCTTTCATCGCTTTATTTAATTAGTGGCGAAGAATCATATCTAGCGAATAAGTTTGAAAAAGCTGTGATAAAAAAAACATTTCCAGGAAATAACACTGATGGGGTACAAATATTAAGCACTGAAGCAAGTGTTGATGAAATTGTAAATTCAGTGGAGTCAATGCCGTTTTTTAGTGAAAAAAACTTAATTATCGTGCGTAATAGTACTTTATTTAAAGAGCGAAAAAATGCAAATGAGAAACAAGCAAATAGAAATGAAGAAAAATTGATACAGCTATTTAGTGATATGCCGACATATAGCATATTGCTATTGGTGACCGTAGACAAAATAGATAAGCGAAGAAAGCTTTATAAAGCCATTGATAAGCATGGAATACATGTGGAAGCATTGCCGATAAAAGCTCGTGATATTAAAGATTGGCTGCAAAATAAATTATATGAGATTCACCGGGAATTCTCTCGTGAAGCTTATGAATACTTTATAGAAGCAACTAGTGTGATGGCACAAATTTCATTGGGATATCTCGAACAGGAATTTGAAAAGTTAACGCTATATACTGATAAAACGCGAATTGAAAAAGAGGATTTAATCAAAGTATTTAGTAGCATCCCAGAGGTTTCTATTTTTGCAATGCTTGATGCAATTAGTGAAAAGAAGTTAAAGCAAGCATTGGTTTTGTTGGAGGAACAATTAATTGCAGGAGAACATCCGTTGAGATTAATTACGATGTTAAGCCGACATACTAGACAATTATTGCAAGTAAATGTGTTGTTAAGACAAGGCGCTACGAGTAGACAGATTGCGGAAAGCCTTGGTGTGGTACCTTTTATTGCGGAAAGATTAATGAAGAAAAGCAGATCTTTTAAACAGGAAGTGCTGCAACAAGTGTTGATAGATTTAGCCGAAGTGGATTATCAATTAAAATCCAGTCAAGCTGATTGTATAGCATTAGAAAGAATTATTATTAATTTGTGCAGTGAATAA
- the glyQ gene encoding glycine--tRNA ligase subunit alpha → MTFQDIILTLQNFWAKQNCILSQPYDVEKGAGTMNPSTFLRALGPEPWHVAYVEPSRRPADGRYGENPNRLFQHHQFQVIMKPSPDNIQELYLESLRKLGIKPEEHDIRFVEDNWESPTLGAWGLGWEVWLDGMEITQFTYFQQVGSVDVKPVSVEITYGLERLAMYIQGKENVYDLEWVNGVTYGDVFHRNEVEQSTYNFELADTDLLFELFDKYEKEAIRVIEAGFVLPAYDYVLKCSHTFNLLDARGAISVSERTAFIGRVRNMARLCAQGYLKQREELGYPLLKGGKASE, encoded by the coding sequence ATGACATTTCAGGACATTATCCTGACTTTACAAAATTTTTGGGCGAAGCAAAATTGTATTTTATCGCAACCATACGATGTGGAAAAAGGTGCAGGGACGATGAACCCTTCTACATTTTTGCGTGCATTAGGGCCTGAGCCTTGGCATGTTGCCTATGTAGAGCCTTCTCGTCGTCCAGCGGATGGACGTTATGGAGAAAATCCGAATCGTTTATTTCAACATCATCAATTCCAAGTCATTATGAAACCATCACCAGATAATATTCAAGAATTATATTTAGAAAGTCTTAGAAAGCTTGGAATCAAACCAGAAGAACATGATATTCGCTTTGTTGAAGATAACTGGGAATCTCCGACACTTGGTGCATGGGGACTTGGTTGGGAAGTTTGGCTTGATGGTATGGAAATTACTCAATTTACGTATTTTCAACAAGTAGGTAGCGTAGATGTAAAACCAGTATCTGTGGAAATTACATACGGCTTGGAACGTCTTGCTATGTATATTCAAGGAAAAGAAAATGTATACGATTTAGAATGGGTAAATGGTGTTACTTATGGAGATGTATTCCATCGTAATGAAGTAGAGCAATCTACTTATAATTTTGAGCTTGCTGACACTGATTTATTATTTGAGTTATTTGATAAATATGAAAAAGAAGCAATTCGTGTTATTGAAGCGGGTTTTGTATTACCAGCTTATGATTATGTATTGAAATGTTCACATACATTTAACCTTCTAGACGCACGTGGAGCGATTAGCGTAAGCGAACGTACAGCGTTTATCGGTAGAGTTCGTAATATGGCTAGATTATGTGCGCAGGGATATCTAAAACAACGTGAAGAGTTAGGTTATCCTTTGTTAAAAGGAGGTAAAGCAAGTGAGTAA
- the era gene encoding GTPase Era gives MEKGYKSGFVAVIGRPNVGKSTLINSLIGQKIAIMSDKPQTTRNKILCVLSQPDAQIIFIDTPGIHKPKHKLGEYMVSAAENTLKEVDVILFVVDASEDLGAGEMYILERLRNTKKPVVLVVNKIDKIDKQQILPTISRYADRYNFIGVVPISAKQNTNLDYLVDEIKKHLEEGPQYYPNDMVTDQPERLIAAELIREKVLHLTREEIPHAIAVDLEEMSRRENDDVYIRATIYVERDSQKGIVIGARGALLKEIGALARTDIEHLLGSKVYLDLWVKVKKDWRNRDGILRGLGYE, from the coding sequence ATGGAAAAAGGTTACAAATCAGGATTTGTTGCAGTAATAGGAAGACCGAATGTAGGAAAATCTACATTGATTAATAGTTTGATTGGGCAGAAAATTGCAATTATGTCAGATAAGCCACAAACGACGAGAAATAAAATTCTTTGTGTACTTTCACAGCCAGATGCGCAAATTATTTTTATAGATACACCTGGGATTCATAAACCTAAACATAAACTAGGGGAATATATGGTGAGTGCGGCGGAAAATACATTAAAAGAAGTAGACGTTATTTTATTTGTTGTGGATGCAAGTGAAGATTTAGGTGCAGGTGAAATGTATATTTTGGAAAGATTAAGAAATACCAAAAAGCCTGTTGTGCTTGTTGTGAACAAAATAGATAAAATAGATAAACAACAAATTTTGCCAACGATTTCTCGATATGCAGATCGGTATAATTTTATTGGTGTTGTACCAATTTCGGCTAAGCAAAATACAAATTTAGACTATTTAGTGGATGAAATAAAAAAACATTTAGAAGAAGGCCCGCAATACTATCCAAATGATATGGTTACGGATCAGCCAGAACGTTTAATAGCAGCAGAACTTATTCGCGAGAAAGTATTACATTTGACTCGTGAAGAAATTCCACATGCAATAGCTGTAGATTTAGAGGAAATGTCACGACGTGAAAACGATGATGTTTATATTCGGGCGACGATTTATGTTGAACGTGATTCTCAAAAGGGAATTGTTATTGGAGCGCGTGGTGCATTACTAAAAGAAATTGGGGCTCTTGCCAGAACTGATATTGAGCATCTGTTAGGGTCGAAAGTATATCTTGATTTATGGGTGAAAGTGAAAAAAGATTGGCGTAATCGTGATGGGATATTACGTGGTTTAGGATATGAATAA
- a CDS encoding PhoH family protein gives MQGILEKKITFQEKKMALALLGRNDEYIDLFCKKFSCQITSRGDEIVIRGEEDEVSKVERIFQELMFLISQGHALTMHEVRYSIDLVLQGKEDSLHNLFNENILITAKGRQVRPKTLGQKVYLSAIKQNEITFGIGPAGTGKTYLAVAMAVSALKNKTVEKIILTRPAVEAGEKLGFLPGDLQEKVDPYLRPIYDALNDILGNETFQKFLVKGIIEVAPLAYMRGRTLENAFIILDEAQNTTPAQMKMFLTRLGFGSKIVVTGDLSQVDLPQHITSGLAEAQEVLKDVKGIRSVVLDDSDVIRHEVVARIIRAYDQYARR, from the coding sequence TTGCAGGGGATTTTAGAAAAAAAAATTACATTTCAAGAAAAAAAGATGGCATTGGCACTGTTAGGCCGAAATGATGAATATATAGATTTATTTTGCAAAAAGTTTTCTTGTCAGATAACGAGTCGTGGTGATGAAATCGTGATTCGCGGTGAGGAAGATGAAGTGAGTAAAGTTGAAAGAATATTTCAAGAGCTAATGTTTTTGATTAGTCAGGGGCATGCGCTTACAATGCATGAGGTAAGATATAGTATTGATTTAGTACTACAAGGAAAAGAAGATAGTCTGCATAATTTATTCAATGAAAATATTCTAATCACGGCAAAAGGACGGCAGGTCAGGCCTAAAACATTAGGACAAAAAGTATACTTAAGTGCAATTAAACAAAATGAGATTACTTTTGGAATTGGACCTGCGGGAACAGGCAAGACATATTTAGCAGTTGCAATGGCAGTTTCCGCGCTTAAGAATAAAACAGTTGAGAAAATTATATTAACGCGTCCAGCGGTAGAAGCTGGAGAAAAGCTAGGCTTTTTACCAGGCGATTTGCAAGAGAAAGTAGATCCGTATTTAAGGCCTATCTATGATGCATTAAATGATATTTTAGGTAATGAGACTTTTCAAAAATTTCTGGTAAAAGGCATAATTGAAGTTGCTCCTTTGGCTTATATGCGAGGCAGAACATTAGAAAATGCATTTATTATTTTAGATGAAGCGCAAAATACGACGCCTGCGCAAATGAAAATGTTTTTAACTCGTCTGGGATTTGGTTCGAAAATTGTTGTCACTGGTGATTTATCACAGGTAGATTTACCTCAGCACATCACATCTGGTCTTGCTGAGGCGCAAGAGGTTTTAAAGGATGTAAAGGGAATCAGAAGTGTTGTGTTAGATGACAGTGATGTTATTCGGCATGAGGTTGTTGCAAGGATTATAAGAGCATATGATCAATATGCAAGAAGATAG
- a CDS encoding HD family phosphohydrolase: MNIKEPFKWILYKLGDLHSYPMLKRIWLAGAFLFLVLVIVVADVIPERIAVEEGAVSDRDIIAPRTVSYVNEEKTKKLESEVLEGVADVYDMDVAVLLKSEDQVNGIFNALQNVVNTKDFSTMLPDEQAVLKHKALSDAISIGVNKNTVNFLIYADMNSVENVRVSTITFLRKYLQRGIHADEISLVKKHLAIDLESAPLNQEEKEAAEDLLKNALKPNMILNEKETENRKQAAIANVEPVRETIRKGQVLARHGDVITNQQIVMMEKVGLYRGQVSVSRFVGLLIFILIVVAIMAAYLYKLEKNVYRDDKKIILLALIILIALSLGKLAYYSYYLAGPVAAGALLAAILVNPRVGLIVSVVLAMLYGIIVEYDLRAVAFTLVGSMAGVYSVTKMAHGYSLTKTGLLIGAANFIIIYSMGMLMQIDDYQLLTQGITGAIGGLAAAIITTGLLPYLEHAFSITTPIKLLELGQSNQPLMQRLLLEAPGTYHHSVLIGNLAEAAADKIGADPVVVRVGAYYHDIGKIKRPYFFVENQFGVDNPHSKLSPTLSTLIITSHVKDGLDLCHEYKLPKVISDIVAQHHGTLLASFFYKKASETEHGECVLEKDFRYEGPKPQTKEAALIMIADACEAAVRSIGKPNVSRVEAMVRKVIRERLNDGQFDECDLTLKNLTIIGDVYIRILSGMFHSRIEYPDSVKEIERKKDKDGNSIRELSAGSSSDGSNGGNREESLK; this comes from the coding sequence GTGAATATAAAAGAACCTTTCAAATGGATTCTATATAAATTAGGGGATTTACATTCTTATCCAATGCTTAAACGTATTTGGCTAGCAGGTGCTTTTTTATTCTTAGTATTAGTTATTGTTGTTGCAGATGTTATCCCGGAAAGAATCGCTGTTGAAGAAGGAGCGGTAAGCGATCGAGATATTATTGCACCGCGTACGGTATCCTATGTAAACGAAGAAAAGACCAAGAAGCTCGAATCAGAAGTTCTAGAAGGTGTTGCTGATGTCTATGATATGGATGTTGCTGTACTTCTAAAATCAGAAGATCAAGTAAATGGAATTTTCAATGCTTTGCAAAACGTCGTAAATACAAAAGATTTTTCTACGATGCTTCCGGATGAACAAGCAGTTTTAAAGCATAAAGCTTTATCGGATGCTATTAGTATAGGAGTTAACAAGAATACTGTAAATTTTTTAATTTATGCAGACATGAATAGCGTGGAAAATGTAAGAGTGAGTACGATTACCTTTTTACGCAAATATCTACAACGAGGGATTCATGCAGATGAAATTAGTTTAGTAAAGAAACATTTAGCAATTGATTTAGAATCTGCTCCTTTGAATCAAGAGGAGAAAGAGGCTGCTGAAGATTTACTAAAAAATGCATTAAAGCCCAATATGATTTTAAATGAAAAAGAAACTGAGAATAGAAAGCAAGCTGCGATTGCAAATGTTGAGCCCGTGCGCGAAACTATTCGCAAGGGACAAGTTCTTGCAAGACATGGGGACGTAATTACAAATCAACAAATCGTCATGATGGAGAAAGTTGGCTTATATCGTGGGCAAGTTAGCGTTAGTCGATTTGTAGGATTGCTGATTTTTATTTTAATTGTTGTGGCAATTATGGCTGCTTATTTATATAAGTTAGAGAAAAATGTATATAGAGATGATAAAAAAATAATTTTACTTGCGCTTATTATATTAATTGCATTATCTTTAGGTAAACTTGCTTATTATTCTTATTATCTAGCTGGACCAGTGGCTGCTGGAGCTTTATTGGCAGCTATCTTGGTTAATCCTAGAGTTGGGCTGATTGTAAGTGTAGTTTTAGCGATGCTTTATGGTATAATTGTCGAATATGATTTGCGCGCTGTAGCTTTTACTTTAGTTGGAAGTATGGCAGGAGTATATAGTGTAACGAAAATGGCACATGGATATAGCCTAACAAAAACAGGACTTTTGATTGGTGCTGCGAATTTTATTATTATCTATTCAATGGGAATGTTAATGCAAATTGATGATTATCAATTATTAACTCAAGGTATTACTGGTGCGATTGGCGGGCTTGCTGCAGCGATTATTACAACTGGGTTATTGCCTTATCTAGAGCATGCTTTTAGTATAACAACGCCGATTAAACTTTTAGAACTTGGGCAATCTAATCAACCGTTGATGCAAAGGCTGCTATTGGAAGCTCCAGGTACATATCATCACAGTGTTTTGATCGGAAATTTAGCAGAGGCTGCGGCTGATAAAATTGGTGCAGATCCTGTGGTTGTACGAGTTGGAGCATATTATCATGATATAGGAAAAATAAAAAGACCTTATTTTTTTGTGGAAAATCAATTTGGTGTGGATAATCCGCATAGCAAATTATCGCCTACTTTAAGTACGTTGATTATTACTTCGCATGTTAAAGATGGACTAGATTTATGTCATGAATATAAGCTACCCAAAGTAATTTCTGATATAGTAGCACAGCATCATGGAACATTGTTAGCATCATTTTTTTATAAAAAAGCATCTGAGACGGAGCATGGCGAGTGTGTGTTGGAAAAGGATTTCCGTTATGAAGGGCCAAAGCCGCAGACGAAGGAAGCCGCCCTTATTATGATTGCTGATGCTTGTGAGGCAGCTGTTCGATCTATTGGTAAACCGAATGTAAGTAGAGTAGAAGCAATGGTACGAAAAGTAATCCGCGAGCGTTTAAATGATGGACAATTTGATGAGTGTGATTTGACATTAAAGAATTTAACGATAATTGGTGATGTATATATTAGAATTTTATCAGGTATGTTTCATTCTAGAATAGAGTATCCGGATAGTGTTAAGGAGATAGAAAGGAAAAAAGATAAAGATGGAAATAGTATTAGAGAACTTTCCGCAGGAAGTTCAAGTGACGGCAGCAATGGAGGAAATCGTGAAGAAAGTCTTAAATAA
- the glyS gene encoding glycine--tRNA ligase subunit beta gives MSKDLLLEIGTEEIPARFMTGILNQIETIAKNKFAELRIAFDEVQAYGTPRRIALIVKNVADKQEDISSENKGPSIKVAFDAEGNPTKAGMGFARGQKVDVKDLVVKDGYVYAMVHEVGQETSGMMATVLPEIIHSLNFSKNMHWADLDMKFVRPIKWIVALFGNEVVDFSVAEVKTGNVSRGHRFLSQGDIVIKNADSYVETLEKEFVIVDQDKRRDMIQKQILELAESKGGNAEISEDLLEEVVFLVEYPTALCGNFEDKYLKLPPETVITPMREHQRYFPVKAADGSLMPMFITVRNGGKEHLEIVQHGNERVLRARLADAQFFFEEDCKVKLIDRLEKLKTIVFQEGLGTIYDKAERLAKLSAFLVKHTGADQSALVTIERGAKLAKTDLVTGMVCEFTELQGIMGREYALLNGETKEVAQAIYEHYLPRFAGDELPASVAGQFISIADKIDNIVATFSRGLIPTGSQDPYALRRQALGIVNILIDGKYDVSLAGLVEETMNLLSIADIEKRDKLIADVQEFFRLRIKNVLTDENIRYDIIDAVLATGMDNIYDVYLKAIAVTAEIEKRDMTKAIQAFVRVGNLAKKAEAAIVKAELFITDEEKNLYQAYVSVNSAVESLIEGKDYAGAIDAMMDLIEPIDTFFDNVMVMDKEEAIKTNRLALLSSITNMVNQVADFSKIV, from the coding sequence GTGAGTAAAGATTTATTATTAGAAATTGGTACAGAAGAAATTCCCGCAAGATTTATGACAGGAATTTTAAATCAAATAGAAACAATAGCAAAAAATAAATTTGCAGAACTTCGTATTGCGTTTGATGAAGTGCAAGCTTATGGAACGCCTCGTCGGATTGCTTTGATTGTAAAAAATGTTGCAGATAAGCAAGAAGACATCTCAAGTGAAAACAAAGGGCCGTCAATAAAGGTTGCTTTTGATGCGGAAGGAAATCCGACAAAGGCTGGTATGGGTTTTGCTAGAGGACAAAAAGTTGATGTCAAAGATTTAGTTGTCAAAGATGGTTATGTTTATGCGATGGTACATGAAGTTGGACAAGAAACTTCAGGGATGATGGCAACTGTTTTACCAGAGATTATTCATAGCTTAAACTTTTCGAAAAATATGCACTGGGCTGACTTAGATATGAAGTTTGTTCGTCCAATCAAATGGATTGTTGCACTATTTGGCAATGAGGTTGTTGACTTTTCAGTTGCGGAAGTAAAAACTGGTAATGTATCTCGTGGGCATCGTTTCCTTAGCCAAGGAGATATTGTAATCAAAAATGCAGATTCTTATGTGGAAACATTAGAAAAAGAATTTGTAATTGTTGATCAAGATAAACGTCGTGATATGATTCAAAAACAAATTCTGGAATTGGCAGAAAGTAAAGGCGGAAATGCTGAAATTTCCGAAGATTTATTAGAAGAAGTTGTTTTCTTAGTTGAATATCCAACAGCTTTATGTGGTAATTTTGAGGACAAATATTTAAAATTGCCACCTGAAACAGTAATCACACCGATGCGTGAACATCAACGTTACTTCCCTGTGAAAGCAGCGGATGGATCTCTTATGCCGATGTTTATTACCGTAAGAAATGGTGGAAAAGAACATTTAGAAATTGTACAACATGGGAATGAGCGTGTACTTAGAGCTAGACTTGCTGACGCACAATTTTTCTTTGAAGAAGATTGCAAAGTTAAGTTGATTGATCGACTGGAAAAATTAAAGACAATAGTGTTCCAAGAAGGTCTTGGAACGATTTATGATAAAGCTGAACGCTTAGCTAAATTATCTGCTTTTCTTGTCAAACATACAGGTGCGGATCAATCTGCACTAGTAACGATTGAACGTGGTGCGAAATTAGCAAAAACGGATTTAGTTACAGGTATGGTCTGTGAATTCACAGAATTACAAGGCATTATGGGGAGAGAATATGCGTTATTAAACGGTGAAACTAAAGAAGTAGCACAAGCGATTTATGAACATTATTTGCCCCGTTTTGCTGGTGATGAATTGCCTGCAAGCGTAGCTGGTCAATTTATTAGTATTGCGGATAAAATTGACAATATTGTGGCAACGTTCAGCCGCGGATTGATTCCAACCGGTTCTCAAGATCCGTATGCATTACGTCGGCAAGCATTAGGAATTGTAAATATTTTGATTGATGGTAAATATGATGTCTCTTTAGCGGGGCTTGTTGAAGAAACTATGAATTTATTATCGATTGCTGATATAGAAAAACGAGATAAATTAATTGCGGATGTTCAAGAGTTCTTCCGTTTACGAATCAAAAATGTATTAACGGATGAAAATATTCGTTATGATATTATTGATGCAGTTCTTGCTACGGGAATGGATAATATATATGATGTGTATTTAAAGGCAATTGCTGTGACTGCTGAAATTGAAAAACGCGATATGACAAAAGCAATTCAAGCCTTTGTTCGCGTGGGAAATCTTGCGAAAAAAGCAGAAGCTGCAATTGTAAAAGCAGAATTGTTTATTACAGATGAAGAAAAAAATCTTTATCAAGCATATGTATCCGTTAATAGTGCGGTTGAAAGTCTAATCGAAGGAAAAGATTATGCTGGTGCAATTGATGCAATGATGGATTTAATCGAACCAATCGATACCTTCTTTGACAACGTTATGGTTATGGATAAAGAGGAAGCAATCAAAACAAATCGTTTGGCTTTATTAAGCAGTATCACAAATATGGTAAATCAAGTTGCTGATTTTAGTAAAATTGTATAA
- a CDS encoding DUF502 domain-containing protein encodes MKFLSRYFINGLLVIVPIAITILVIVEVFQFTEGVLGKYIPIDVPGIGFVTVIGLILCIGWLSSCWIMKQFIHFGEFIVGKIPFVKFIYNSVKHLSSAVFESKNLFKQAVLVPYPHQGVKAVGFIMADLSEAITEKLDDEYVCVFIPWSLNVTSGSNILIPKKDVIYLDVSVESALQYTLTAGSVMPTKEMENISDAGNYNQYIKDAIKNAKYFS; translated from the coding sequence ATGAAATTTTTATCGCGATATTTTATTAATGGATTATTAGTAATCGTACCAATTGCAATTACAATTTTAGTTATTGTTGAAGTTTTTCAATTTACAGAAGGTGTCTTGGGAAAATATATCCCAATTGATGTGCCTGGCATTGGCTTTGTTACAGTTATAGGTCTTATTTTATGTATTGGATGGTTGTCTTCATGCTGGATTATGAAGCAATTTATTCATTTTGGTGAATTTATTGTTGGTAAGATTCCGTTTGTGAAATTTATTTATAATAGTGTTAAGCATCTATCCAGTGCTGTTTTTGAATCAAAGAATTTATTTAAACAGGCAGTGCTTGTTCCGTATCCGCATCAAGGAGTAAAAGCTGTTGGTTTTATTATGGCAGATTTATCTGAAGCAATTACAGAGAAGCTTGATGATGAATATGTATGCGTATTTATTCCTTGGAGCTTAAATGTAACATCAGGAAGCAATATTCTTATTCCTAAAAAGGATGTCATCTATCTTGATGTAAGTGTAGAAAGTGCATTACAATACACTTTAACAGCCGGTTCGGTAATGCCAACAAAAGAAATGGAAAATATTAGTGATGCAGGTAATTATAATCAATATATAAAAGATGCGATTAAAAATGCAAAGTATTTTTCATGA
- the ybeY gene encoding rRNA maturation RNase YbeY: MEIVLENFPQEVQVTAAMEEIVKKVLNKVAELYGLEEDAEVGVTLTDNEYIKELNTKYRNKECSTDVLSFALNEGEEPEIVDGPSVNLIGDIIISVETAQMQAEEYGHSLERELAFLTVHGMMHLLGYDHIEEEDRIEMRKEEEYVLGELGIPRK; this comes from the coding sequence ATGGAAATAGTATTAGAGAACTTTCCGCAGGAAGTTCAAGTGACGGCAGCAATGGAGGAAATCGTGAAGAAAGTCTTAAATAAAGTTGCAGAATTATACGGACTTGAAGAAGATGCGGAAGTTGGAGTTACTTTAACGGACAATGAGTATATCAAAGAATTAAATACAAAATATAGAAATAAAGAATGTTCGACAGATGTATTATCTTTTGCATTAAATGAGGGAGAAGAGCCTGAGATTGTCGATGGTCCTTCAGTTAATTTAATTGGTGACATTATTATTTCAGTTGAAACAGCACAAATGCAAGCTGAGGAATATGGACATAGTTTAGAGCGGGAATTAGCTTTTCTTACAGTGCATGGTATGATGCATTTGCTAGGGTATGACCATATTGAAGAAGAAGATAGAATTGAAATGAGAAAAGAAGAAGAGTATGTGTTGGGAGAATTAGGAATACCACGCAAATAA
- a CDS encoding YqzL family protein, producing MLLRNVMWDIFQNTGQIEAYLMYRNCATNFADNQPKEKDDLEQIPNK from the coding sequence GTGTTACTTAGAAATGTCATGTGGGATATTTTTCAAAATACTGGACAAATAGAAGCGTATTTAATGTATCGGAATTGTGCAACTAATTTCGCTGATAACCAGCCTAAAGAAAAAGATGATTTAGAACAAATACCAAATAAGTAA